One stretch of Eupeodes corollae chromosome 2, idEupCoro1.1, whole genome shotgun sequence DNA includes these proteins:
- the LOC129947566 gene encoding uncharacterized protein LOC129947566 isoform X2, with protein sequence MLQRRSRTIITMSVDVMSSWFFLLFVVPIVLLSTTTTFVEVNAKRNVALEVDTSHAEYVFIEKALWKYIARPRITREAQLKKVYDSHRNFARDNLQRTFDENRYEIIQHSEWIMLKSDLVYLNSIFEAFRVFLNTHPINGEYNEQAALDLCDNVLRNDSTFSIEKIFKQIELIMVKQAMYYRALLDSNNHLSGTSQSSQQFLYSLYADIALTELKGYTMMQFSWMILRIYGKGNFTQESDLMREDYAKRTERTLVKLREVMRRADRIVWQSDPIKHVKGKTYDEVTRLLQGYIENEVDMNPEETCRENCAFYEATKSYGCFKNLYCARQQRCSGRLLNCEYVDSDMWICPAPSNSTRRYEYIEYESGRTMGLKKACYRGTTKVDSWWRYVFWHCSYCFCICDEQGIKSDRYFNLRESVSNIDENKVITGLRFVKHKRVFHIQIQEGQLLPRGNVNQSTLSWKPVEDYQIFDRGVSNGYDYHTLAWDKRAIDLDDIEGDDVSHVVTGIRLRVVGAHLNLEARLSEYNFESGELVSPRTSSFWKSNDNTDVSGDRREQIHLKNPDVPTRTLVKSMPTSRHNQYIEFTHTSKDRDAAQTTVPFIDIQEVTSNPPVPLSGVGLYHKGRNNFGGFIAPKLITYDFTSYVRFPKNVTN encoded by the exons atgcttcAACGACGAAGCAGAACCATAATAACGATGTCAGTGGATGTGATGTCGTCATGGTTTTTCCTCCTCTTCGTTGTTCCCATTGTGCTTCTATCAACAACCACCACCTTTGTTGAAGTCAACGCAAAAAGAAATGTGGCTCTAGAAGTGGATACGTCACATGCGGAATATGTTTTCATAGAGAAGGCTCTCTGGAAATACATTGCAAGGCCTCGTATAACTCGTGAAGCTCAGCTGAAAAAAGTCTATGATTCTCATAGGAATTTTGCTAGAGACAATTTGCAACGGACATTCGATGAGAATCGATATGAAATAATTCAACATTCAGAATGGATCATGCTGAAGTCGGATTTGGTTTATTTGAATAGTATTTTTGAGGCTTTCAGAGTGTTTCTAAATACACATCCCATCAATGGAGAATATAATGAACAAGCGGCCTTGGATTTGTGTGATAATGTACTGAGGAACGATAGTACATTCTCAATCGAAAAGATATTCAAGCAAATTGAATTGATTATGGTCAAACAAGCCATGTATTATCGAGCTTTATtg GATTCCAATAACCATCTTAGTGGAACTAGCCAATCATCTCAGCAATTCCTCTATTCCTTATATGCAGATATCGCCCTAACCGAATTGAAGGGCTATACTATGATGCAGTTTTCATGGATGATACTACGAATTTATGGCAAAg GAAACTTTACTCAAGAATCGGATTTGATGCGAGAAGATTACGCCAAACGCACTGAACGAACTTTGGTTAAATTACGTGAAGTAATGCGCAGAGCTGATCGTATTGTCTGGCAAAGTGATCCCATTAAACATGTTAAAGGTAAGACCTATGATGAAGTAACGCGTCTACTGCAGGGATATATCGAAAATGAAGTCGATATGAACCCTGAGGAGACTTGCAGGGAGAATTGTGCATTCTATGAAGCAACAAAGAGTTATGGCTGCTTTAAGAATCTTTATTGTGCCAGGCAACAGAGATGTTCTGGAAGACTGTTGAATTGTGAATATGTCGATTCGGATATGTGGATTTGTCCAGCG CCATCTAATAGTACTCGACGATATGAGTACATTGAATATGAAAGTGGTCGAACTATGGGCTTGAAGAAGGCGTGTTACAGAGGAACCACCAAGGTTGATTCTTGGTGGCGTTATGTTTTCTGGCATTGCAGTTATTGTTTCTGCATTTGTGACGAGCAGGGAATCAAATCAGATCGTTATTTCAATCTCCGTGAATCTGTCTCAAACATTGATGAAAacaa AGTAATAACTGGTCTGCGATTTGTAAAACACAAGCGTGTGTTCCATATTCAAATTCAAGAAGGGCAATTGCTTCCACGTGGCAATGTCAATCAATCAACCTTGAGCTGGAAGCCAGTGGAGGACTATCAAATATTCGACCGCGGTGTATCGAATGGCTATGATTACCATACTCTCGCTTGGGATAAACGAGCTATTGACTTGGATGATATTGAAGGAGACGATGTTAGTCATGTTGTGACTGGAATACGTTTGCGAGTTGTTGGAGCCCATTTGAATTTGGAAGCACGTCTCAGTGAATACAATTTCGAAAGTGGGGAGCTGGTTTCTCCAAGGACTAGCAGTTTCTGGAAGTCTAACGATAACACAGATGTCAGCGGTGATAGAAG agagCAAATTCATCTGAAGAATCCCGATGTACCAACAAGGACTTTGGTTAAATCAATGCCCACATCTCGACATAACCAATATATTGAATTTACTCACACCAGTAAGGACAGGGATGCAGCACAGACAACAGTGCCTTTTATAGATATTCAAGAGGTTACATCGAATCCGCCTGTGCCATTGTCCGGAGTGGGATTATACCACAAAGGTAGAAATAATTTCGGTGGTTTTATAGCGCCAAAGTTGATAACGTATGATTTTACATCATATGTTCGGTTTCCAAAAAATGTGACTaattaa
- the LOC129947566 gene encoding uncharacterized protein LOC129947566 isoform X1 produces the protein MITMQLNKFQLLITLLLVVCAGRIPHANALIEDVIDVIHVTKEVATGILKTWDFVQQTSFGESVELPILKEKQKKVLRHMKELSRKIDLSESRYANNIEWAIESINSFTKVNTRLELQMHEIDDIMNRIATRYNQMQRYEANQDKLEQTTLVTFAEWSVSPNAYAVNNLLEQLHLIFIGNEAESRTPSKSVLEMFAELLQDSNNHLSGTSQSSQQFLYSLYADIALTELKGYTMMQFSWMILRIYGKGNFTQESDLMREDYAKRTERTLVKLREVMRRADRIVWQSDPIKHVKGKTYDEVTRLLQGYIENEVDMNPEETCRENCAFYEATKSYGCFKNLYCARQQRCSGRLLNCEYVDSDMWICPAPSNSTRRYEYIEYESGRTMGLKKACYRGTTKVDSWWRYVFWHCSYCFCICDEQGIKSDRYFNLRESVSNIDENKVITGLRFVKHKRVFHIQIQEGQLLPRGNVNQSTLSWKPVEDYQIFDRGVSNGYDYHTLAWDKRAIDLDDIEGDDVSHVVTGIRLRVVGAHLNLEARLSEYNFESGELVSPRTSSFWKSNDNTDVSGDRREQIHLKNPDVPTRTLVKSMPTSRHNQYIEFTHTSKDRDAAQTTVPFIDIQEVTSNPPVPLSGVGLYHKGRNNFGGFIAPKLITYDFTSYVRFPKNVTN, from the exons atgataacaatgcaattaaataaatttcaattattaattACTTTGTTACTTGTCGTCTGTGCCGGTCGTATCCCACATGCTAATGCCCTAATCGAAGACGTAATCGATGTTATTCATGTGACCAAGGAAGTAGCAACGGGCATCCTTAAAACATGGGATTTTGTACAGCAGACGAGTTTCGGTGAAAGTGTTGAATTGCCTATATTGAAAGAGAAACAAAAGAAGGTCCTTCGCCACATGAAGGAGTTGTCTAGAAAAATCGATCTTTCCGAGAGTAGG tACGCAAATAACATAGAATGGGCGATTGAATCTATAAATAGTTTCACCAAAGTGAATACTCGCTTGGAGTTGCAAATGCACGAAATCGACGACATAATGAATCGAATTGCGACACGCTACAATCAAATGCAACGCTATGAAGCCAACCAGGATAAATTGGAACAGACTACGCTGGTGACATTTGCTGAATGGTCTGTCTCTCCAAATGCTTATGCAGTCAATAATCTACTGGAGCAATTACATTTGATATTCATTGGAAACGAGGCTGAGAGCCGAACACCATCGAAAAGTGTGTTGGAAATGTTTGCTGAATTATTGCag GATTCCAATAACCATCTTAGTGGAACTAGCCAATCATCTCAGCAATTCCTCTATTCCTTATATGCAGATATCGCCCTAACCGAATTGAAGGGCTATACTATGATGCAGTTTTCATGGATGATACTACGAATTTATGGCAAAg GAAACTTTACTCAAGAATCGGATTTGATGCGAGAAGATTACGCCAAACGCACTGAACGAACTTTGGTTAAATTACGTGAAGTAATGCGCAGAGCTGATCGTATTGTCTGGCAAAGTGATCCCATTAAACATGTTAAAGGTAAGACCTATGATGAAGTAACGCGTCTACTGCAGGGATATATCGAAAATGAAGTCGATATGAACCCTGAGGAGACTTGCAGGGAGAATTGTGCATTCTATGAAGCAACAAAGAGTTATGGCTGCTTTAAGAATCTTTATTGTGCCAGGCAACAGAGATGTTCTGGAAGACTGTTGAATTGTGAATATGTCGATTCGGATATGTGGATTTGTCCAGCG CCATCTAATAGTACTCGACGATATGAGTACATTGAATATGAAAGTGGTCGAACTATGGGCTTGAAGAAGGCGTGTTACAGAGGAACCACCAAGGTTGATTCTTGGTGGCGTTATGTTTTCTGGCATTGCAGTTATTGTTTCTGCATTTGTGACGAGCAGGGAATCAAATCAGATCGTTATTTCAATCTCCGTGAATCTGTCTCAAACATTGATGAAAacaa AGTAATAACTGGTCTGCGATTTGTAAAACACAAGCGTGTGTTCCATATTCAAATTCAAGAAGGGCAATTGCTTCCACGTGGCAATGTCAATCAATCAACCTTGAGCTGGAAGCCAGTGGAGGACTATCAAATATTCGACCGCGGTGTATCGAATGGCTATGATTACCATACTCTCGCTTGGGATAAACGAGCTATTGACTTGGATGATATTGAAGGAGACGATGTTAGTCATGTTGTGACTGGAATACGTTTGCGAGTTGTTGGAGCCCATTTGAATTTGGAAGCACGTCTCAGTGAATACAATTTCGAAAGTGGGGAGCTGGTTTCTCCAAGGACTAGCAGTTTCTGGAAGTCTAACGATAACACAGATGTCAGCGGTGATAGAAG agagCAAATTCATCTGAAGAATCCCGATGTACCAACAAGGACTTTGGTTAAATCAATGCCCACATCTCGACATAACCAATATATTGAATTTACTCACACCAGTAAGGACAGGGATGCAGCACAGACAACAGTGCCTTTTATAGATATTCAAGAGGTTACATCGAATCCGCCTGTGCCATTGTCCGGAGTGGGATTATACCACAAAGGTAGAAATAATTTCGGTGGTTTTATAGCGCCAAAGTTGATAACGTATGATTTTACATCATATGTTCGGTTTCCAAAAAATGTGACTaattaa